One region of Vulgatibacter sp. genomic DNA includes:
- a CDS encoding ExbD/TolR family protein — translation MSVGQGGGKKHKVTPQMNVTPLVDVVLVLLIIFMVVTPLLTKQFWINVPKKADEVKQPLPDDSKPPVVLSLAADGTLRINKDTIRRDDIGRRLPRIFSAQGDATLVFDAEDGAPYGEAVKVMDLARAAGAVTIAVSSRELK, via the coding sequence ATGTCGGTCGGACAGGGCGGCGGCAAGAAGCACAAGGTGACGCCGCAGATGAACGTCACCCCGCTCGTCGACGTGGTGCTGGTGCTGCTGATCATCTTCATGGTGGTCACGCCGCTGCTCACCAAGCAGTTCTGGATCAACGTCCCGAAGAAGGCGGACGAGGTGAAGCAGCCGCTGCCGGACGACAGCAAGCCGCCGGTGGTGCTCTCCCTCGCTGCAGACGGGACGCTGCGGATCAACAAGGACACGATCCGGCGCGACGACATCGGCAGGCGCCTGCCGCGGATCTTCTCCGCGCAGGGCGACGCCACGCTGGTCTTCGATGCGGAAGACGGCGCGCCCTACGGCGAAGCGGTCAAGGTGATGGATCTGGCCCGTGCCGCAGGCGCGGTCACCA